Proteins from a genomic interval of Granulicella sp. L56:
- the queF gene encoding preQ(1) synthase, whose amino-acid sequence MTTKKTTGYTDDHAASGLDIKFPAIETWKNQFKAYEILVDDPEFTSVCPKTGLPDFGRITIRYMPRKTCLELKSLKEYLFTYRNLGIFQENIVNQVLDDVVKACDPVWAKVVGDFRPRGGISTVVEAFYPRPKNSKGPM is encoded by the coding sequence ATGACCACCAAGAAGACCACGGGCTACACCGACGACCACGCCGCATCCGGCCTCGACATTAAATTTCCCGCCATCGAGACATGGAAGAACCAGTTCAAGGCCTACGAGATCCTCGTCGACGATCCCGAGTTCACCAGCGTCTGCCCCAAGACCGGCCTGCCCGACTTCGGCCGCATCACCATCCGCTACATGCCCCGCAAGACCTGCCTCGAGCTCAAGTCGCTGAAGGAATATCTTTTCACCTACCGCAACCTCGGCATCTTTCAGGAGAACATCGTCAACCAGGTGCTCGACGATGTGGTCAAAGCCTGCGATCCGGTATGGGCCAAGGTAGTCGGCGACTTCCGCCCGCGCGGCGGCATCTCCACCGTCGTCGAAGCCTTCTACCCACGCCCCAAAAACTCTAAAGGCCCGATGTAA
- a CDS encoding flavin reductase family protein, with protein sequence MHRTVHPSILYVGTPVVLIGTLNEDGSPNLAPISSAWWLGWNCMLGFGANSKTPQNLQRTRQCTINLPSVAEVSQVNGLARLTGSDPVPPHKQARGYTFCADKFGASGFTPENAELVDAPLVRECPLQMEAELTAAHPFAPETNGSLIALEVRILRVHAHPEILMGVDGNRIDPNKWRPLIMSFCEFYGLGEQVHRSRLAEISEDLYRPVRVKEMMTESMQETPVS encoded by the coding sequence ATGCACCGTACCGTTCACCCTTCGATTCTTTATGTTGGCACTCCCGTTGTTCTTATCGGCACGTTGAATGAGGACGGCTCGCCGAACCTTGCGCCCATCTCTTCGGCATGGTGGCTGGGATGGAACTGCATGCTCGGCTTTGGAGCGAATTCCAAAACGCCACAGAATCTGCAACGCACACGACAGTGCACCATTAATCTTCCGTCGGTGGCAGAGGTGTCGCAGGTGAATGGGCTGGCGCGGCTTACGGGTTCCGATCCGGTGCCTCCGCACAAACAGGCTCGCGGATATACCTTCTGTGCAGACAAGTTTGGTGCATCGGGATTTACGCCGGAGAATGCCGAGCTTGTCGATGCGCCGCTGGTCCGCGAATGCCCGTTGCAGATGGAGGCGGAGTTGACGGCGGCCCATCCCTTCGCTCCGGAGACGAACGGGAGCCTGATTGCGCTTGAAGTTCGCATCCTGCGCGTGCATGCGCATCCGGAGATTTTAATGGGGGTAGATGGAAATCGCATCGACCCAAACAAGTGGCGGCCGTTGATTATGAGCTTCTGCGAGTTCTATGGGCTGGGAGAGCAGGTGCATCGTTCACGGCTGGCGGAGATCTCTGAAGATCTCTATCGGCCGGTGCGAGTGAAGGAGATGATGACGGAGTCCATGCAGGAAACGCCGGTCTCCTGA